Proteins from a genomic interval of Triplophysa dalaica isolate WHDGS20190420 chromosome 21, ASM1584641v1, whole genome shotgun sequence:
- the aspscr1 gene encoding tether containing UBX domain for GLUT4 encodes MAASGAAVSVLTPNGRRQTVKVSPNTPLLQVLEDVCKKHGFNPDEYGLKFQRNVVDLTLQWRFASLPNNAKLEVVPCLRHQPGAESVVRIALQLEDGSRLQGNFSSGQTLWDLLTHFPQIRPSGVTPVCVYMRDEISGEAALKKTSLKSLGLTGGSAIIRYVLKTASASDDLTDAVPKATESLSPPPETSILPVYVETHAPPPEALPPVNQTLPVKQEEEEPKKVQEQSVRPKTRPAADRRDLVTQTDEERPGTSQQQHGSAHPATPTNFVPFSGGGQRLGGAGTSGPKTPTSWTSSVSASPPKAKKPKPNHEVKSVDREPLIFHLDSGSRRHDNTELPDEFFEVTVDDVRKRFAQLKSERRALEESPLMTKSLREAQMKEKLDRYPKVVLRVQFPDRQVLQGFFTPLETIGDLRHFITSHLQDPLMKFYLFVAPPKTILEAPSVTLFQASLFPAAVVYFGSDVRTECYLRSDLLDGSVSAQLADEVITGCMPRSPPPLLLSSSVTSEDVLEDDVSSSGSSGQQRAVEDESDSQSSAHKPVKTDPSQVPKWLKLPGKK; translated from the exons ATGGCGGCGAGCGGTGCAGCTGTGTCAGTTTTAACTCCGAACGGCAGAAGACAGACAGTGAAAGTGTCTCCAAACACCCCGTTACTGCAG GTTCTTGAGGATGTGTGCAAGAAACACGGCTTTAATCCTGATGAATATGGACTCAA GTTTCAGAGGAATGTTGTGGATTTAACTCTCCAGTGGCGGTTTGCCAGTCTGCCAAATAATGCCAAACTGGAGGTTGTGCCATGTTTACGTCATCAGCCAGGAGCAGAGAGTGTG GTTCGTATCGCGCTGCAGTTAGAGGACGGCTCACGTCTTCAGGGGAATTTCTCCAGCGGGCAGACTTTATGGGATCTCCTGACACACTTTCCTCAGATCAG GCCTTCTGGAGTCACACCAGTGTGTGTATACATGAGAGATGAG ATCAGCGGTGAGGCGGCGCTGAAGAAAACCTCTCTGAAGTCTCTGGGTCTCACGGGAGGAAGTGCCATCATACG ATACGTGCTCAAAACCGCCTCTGCTTCAGATGACCTCACTGATGCCGTCCCCAAAGCAACCGAATCGCTGTCTCCTCCTCCAGAAACATCCATCCTCCCTGTTTATGTGGAAACTCATGCTCCACCCCCGGAGGCCTTGCCCCCGGTGAACCAGACACTTCCTGTCAAACAGGAAGAGGAGGAGCCTAAAAAAGTCCAAGAGCAAAGCGTGCGACCCAAAACTAGACCGGCTGCTGACCGGCGGGATCTGGTGACACAAACAGACGAAGAGCGGCCAGGTACATCCCAACAACAGCACGGCTCCGCCCACCCGGCCACGCCCACTAACTTTGTGCCATTTTCTGGAGGCGGTCAGCGTCTGGGGGGAGCAGGGACGAGCGGACCGAAGACCCCCACATCATGGACATCATCTGTGTCCGCCAGCCCACCTAAAGCCAAAAAACCCAAACCAAACCATGAAGTCAAA TCTGTTGACAGGGAGCCGCTGATCTTTCATCTGGACTCAGGGTCCCGTCGCCATGACAACACAGAACTTCCTGATGAGTTTTTTGAGGTGACGGTGGATGACGTGAGGAAGAGATTTGCACAGCTGAAGAGTGAGAg gagaGCTCTTGAAGAATCTCCTCTCATGACTAAATCTCTCAGAGAGGCTCAGATGAAGGAGAAGCTGGACAGGTATCCAAAG gtggtGTTAAGGGTTCAGTTTCCCGACCGGCAGGTTCTGCAGGGCTTCTTCACACCTCTGGAAACAA tcGGTGATCTGAGACATTTCATCACATCTCACCTGCAGGACCCACTAATGAAGTTTTACCTGt TTGTTGCTCCACCTAAAACCATTCTGGAGGCTCCCAGTGTCACActgtttcag gCGAGTCTTTTCCCCGCTGCTGTGGTGTATTTTGGCTCTGATGTGAGAACAG aGTGTTATCTGCGCAGTGATTTGCTGGATGGCAGTGTCTCCGCCCAGCTGGCAGATGAGGTCATCACGGG CTGTATGCCGcgctctcctcctcctctcctcctctcttcatcTGTGACCTCTGAAGATGTTCTTGAAGACGATGTGTCATCATCTGGTTCCTCCGGTCAGCAGAGGGCAGTGGAGGACGAGTCAGACTCTCAAAGCTCAGCGCACAAACCGGTGAAAACAGATCCCAGTCAAGTACCCAAGTGGCTGAAACTGCCAG GTAAGAAGTGA
- the notum1b gene encoding inactive palmitoleoyl-protein carboxylesterase notum1b: MKMMKMMSRALLLVFLFSSVDSRRVRGHRAQSRQSETPESFPLDFTAVEGNMDSFMTQVKNLAQSLYPCSTQKLEQEMKLQFLINSSVTCNDGSPAGYYIKESRGSRRWLIFLEGGWYCFSKQTCDSRYETMRRLMSSSTWPLTRTGTGILSPQPEENPHWWNANRVFVPYCSSDAWSGTTMKTEQNDYVFMGSLIIQEVVKELLTKGLENAKVLLLAGSSAGGTGVLLNVDRVAELLKDLSHTSLQVRGLADSGWFLDNKQSRNTDCIDTVSCDPTEAIRRGIRYWGSVVPEQCGRLYEGEEWNCFFGYKVHPTLKRPVFVVQWLFDEAQMMVDNIHLSGQPVQEGQWRYIQNLATELRNTLKNVPGMFAPACLSHEIITRSYWTDIQVKGTSLPRALQCWDRSLQNGLRNHGNSSITRTPPKGCPLHLIDSCPWPHCNPTCPAIRDQLTGQEMSVIQFLTHLGFDVQRMAQQQGMEPNKLLGMLSNGT; the protein is encoded by the exons atgaagatgatgaagatgatgagtCGAGCTCTCCTGCTTGTGTTTCTCTTCAGCTCTGTGGACAGCCGGAGGGTTCGAGGACACCGGGCTCAGAGCCGACAGTCAGAGACGCCCGAGAGTTTTCCTCTGGATTTCACGGCGGTGGAGGGAAACATGGACAGTTTCATGACTCAGGTGAAGAACTTGGCTCAGTCTCTCTATCCCTGCTCGACTCAAAAACTGGAGCAGGAGATGAAGCTTCAGTTCTTGATCAACTCATCCGTCACCTGTAATGATGGGTCACCTGCTGG TTATTATATAAAGGAGTCTCGGGGAAGCCGCAGGTGGTTGATCTTTCTGGAGG GTGGATGGTACTGCTTCAGCAAACAAACCTGTGACAGCAGATATGAGACCATGAGACGTCTCATGAGCTCCAGTACATGGCCTCTGACACGGACAG GCACAGGGATTCTGTCACCACAGCCTGAGGAGAATCCACACTGGTGGAACGCAAACAGAGT gtttGTGCCGTACTGCTCCAGTGATGCGTGGAGTGGCACCACAATGAAGACAGAACAGA ATGATTATGTGTTCATGGGCTCTCTGATCATTCAGGAGGTTGTGAAGGAGCTTTTAACTAAAGGACTGGAGAACGCCAAAGTTCTTCTGCTGGCGgggagcag tgCTGGTGGTACAGGTGTTCTGTTAAATGTGGACCGTGTGGCGGAGCTTCTGAAGGATCTGAGTCACACGTCGCTTCAGGTGCGAGGTCTGGCAGACTCAGGCTGGTTTCTAGATAATAAACAGTCTCGTAACACTGACTGTATCGACACTGTGAGCTGTGACCCGACAGAAGCCATCAGGAGAGGAATCAG GTACTGGGGCAGTGTGGTACCAGAACAATGCGGTCGACTGTATGAAGGTGAAGAGTGGAACTGTTTCTTTGGATATAAAGTTCATCCCACTCTGAAGA ggccGGTGTTTGTGGTGCAGTGGTTGTTTGATGAAGCTCAGATGATGGTTGATAACATTCATCTGAGCGGTCAGCCCGTGCAGGAGGGACAGTGGAGATACATTCAGAACCTGGCCACTGAACTCAGAAACACTCTGAAGAACGTCCC GGGTATGTTTGCACCGGCGTGTTTGTCTCATGAGATCATCACTAGAAG TTACTGGACGGACATCCAGGTGAAGGGGACATCCCTCCCGCGAGCGCTTCAGTGCTGGGACCGCAGTCTCCAGAACGGCCTCCGTAACCACGGCAACAGCAGCATCACTCGGACTCCGCCCAAGGGCTGTCCCCTGCACCTGATTGACAGCTGTCCGTGGCCTCACTGTAACCCCACGTGTCCCGCGATCAGAGATCAGCTGACGGGTCAGGAGATGAGCGTCATTCAGTTTCTCACACACTTGGGCTTTGACGTCCAGCGCATGGCGCAGCAGCAGGGCATGGAGCCCAACAAACTACTGGGCATGCTCAGTAACGgcacctga
- the LOC130410592 gene encoding myeloid-associated differentiation marker-like protein 2: MNASDGRQLNRAAVLSPTGVARMCQLTLGCAVISLVVHTAGYSATYGTFCLAVWSSCFAVTGVVFVLDVTRLHTCLPLSWENATVTFAALAILLTLTASTVYPVYFLSSECPRDSCEIRNFRIAVTVCSWAACVAYGAEVHLSRGKPGHAAGYMATASGILKVVQSFTGCLIFGLLANGSDFTSHGGTIFCVVVFVLCFSVTVLVVVLTVSGRTALLPLPFQRFVAVYTFTAVLLYLSTAVLWPIFCFDKKYGKPLRPQGCPRGKCSWDVKLGVTVLCFVNLALYIADLVCSQRKTSVRQFPRM; this comes from the coding sequence ATGAACGCTTCAGACGGCCGTCAGTTAAACAGAGCTGCAGTTCTGTCTCCTACAGGAGTGGCCCGTATGTGTCAGCTGACTCTGGGCTGTGCCGTCATCTCATTGGTCGTTCACACTGCCGGATACAGCGCCACCTACGGGACATTCTGCCTGGCGGTCTGGAGTTCATGCTTCGCCGTCACAGGAGTGGTTTTTGTGTTGGACGTGACACGTCTTCACACGTGTCTTCCCCTGTCCTGGGAGAACGCCACCGTGACCTTCGCTGCTCTGGCCATCCTGCTCACCCTCACGGCCTCCACGGTCTATCCCGTGTACTTCTTGAGCTCCGAGTGTCCTCGCGACAGCTGCGAGATAAGGAACTTCCGGATCGCGGTCACCGTGTGCTCTTGGGCGGCTTGTGTGGCGTACGGAGCGGAGGTGCACCTGTCCCGAGGTAAACCGGGTCACGCCGCGGGTTACATGGCGACGGCGTCTGGGATCCTGAAGGTGGTGCAGAGCTTCACGGGATGTCTCATTTTTGGGTTGCTGGCCAACGGGAGTGATTTTACGAGCCACGGCGGGACCATCTTCTGCGTGGTGGTGTTCGTGTTGTGTTTCAGCGTGACTGTACTGGTGGTGGTTCTGACCGTCTCCGGACGCACCGCTCTCCTGCCGCTGCCCTTCCAGCGGTTTGTGGCGGTGTACACGTTCACGGCGGTGTTGCTGTACCTCAGCACGGCCGTCCTTTGGCCAATCTTCTGTTTCGACAAAAAGTATGGAAAACCCCTCAGACCGCAGGGCTGTCCCAGAGGCAAGTGCTCATGGGACGTGAAACTCGGCGTGACCGTCCTCTGCTTTGTTAACCTCGCGCTGTACATCGCTGACCTCGTCTGTTCCCAGAGGAAAACATCTGTGAGGCAGTTTCCACGCATGTAG